A region of the Littorina saxatilis isolate snail1 linkage group LG12, US_GU_Lsax_2.0, whole genome shotgun sequence genome:
ccccttagacatccagcctcgtttttcttaggcattcaagccattttcaatctatatcttcgtccggtattatgtagtgcacagacagcaatctctttgtttgactatattttgcagaaaataaaatagatctgatttataatgccgttcaaaagaaaaatcacatgaaataaaatgaataataaataaatactgataagaagaaatgaaagcagtctctgattctttcctttcttttctctaaaattgctggtaacattactaacattgtaacaagaaaaacgaggctggatgtctaaggggggaccattatagagcagtttttgccacgaattggtcccccgggggactacttcagaggggggaccggaccggatcctacaccgggacaaagtagaaagcgatgtaccgcgCCGACTCTCAGTaccgacatacaacttccaagctttattgcttaaacgtctacaacaggcgaagtattgaagctttggctcacctaaacccgacgactgaatatgtaagtgatccacgtgtaagtgtttttaatgaaaacgtcggagtaatgggataaatagcttgcacacctcgtcctgaatatcttgcatattttccctcgggtcgattttcatgtattacctcgccacaggctcggtaatacatgaaaatcgaccctcgggaaaatatgcaagataatcagaactcggagtgtgtaacctatatgttATGAATCGAACttgaccccctgtgaccccaaaacttaacgagggtcaatcaaacttacGTCAAGTCTGGAGATTATCCTACATAGAGAGAACACTCATgacataacaatatcgttcacaCCATACGTGTGTATATCAAGTAATTGAGGTCGtctcaaactagtctggcagggatctGCTTTCCACTGCTAATACGGCCAAAATCACCGAAACAAACGAAACACTTTTACGCCTCCTGTTTCCCCatataatctttttttttttaattacacgtcacgctatactttctagagttacgtttctttgctttgacgtcaaagattgcacgaaCGAGGCTTTCGGAAGAGATcgtggttccaaaagaagcgtcttcaattcaGTTGGacgcctcgactgcgggacgttttgagttaAATACACGtataagtacagtatgtaggtaAACATAATACTATACgtagcttgctgtgtcgtaccagatttacactcgttgcttttttaaatattgaaaacCTCGCAGTTCagtatttaaaaaagcaactcgtaTAAATCTgtttgacacagcaagccatgtggtTTCTCTATTCATTGAACCCTGGAAGTGTGCAAATtatcaaagctctagcttcaaaaacatccgagaaTACAAGACATAAGTGATGATATAAAACGAGTGCCACATTTTAAATACAGTAAAATAATTATTATatatcacacagacacacaaaacagcaaGTCACTCTTTTTATTATGACAAAGCAAAGATCCATGTCAGCAGAATGTATATATTATTCTCTCTGCAATATCAGGAACATTCGTGAAGACATAAACACGAGTGTCGCTTTTAAACTATAAGCAACGCCATGAGACTGTTATTTGGCGGTtaacagcgctacaaaagaatttttattattttattattaacgTTTAATGGCTATATGTGGTGAAGAGAATTTGAGTGCATTTGGAGCAGAAGGTTCTTTGTCCACAGATTGTTTATTGTCTCCCTTTAAAGCTGATCTTGATCTTTCTCCCGTTGAGCGGTTGGGGGGGACGGTAGTTGTCAACCAGGGGTAATGGTCCATTGCTTTTCTCGTCTCGCTCCGATGACTGCAGGGCACGGAATGCTTCCATCTGCAGACAAgacataggggaagggctcctaatatggaccggctcttaatatggaccacctcttgatctgacaaactaacggcgctagagcgctaaaaacaatttcattcgctgtattcaccctctctggataacttgcacatgtcaaaacagttgcagaaacacaaacctcaaaaccgttaggctttttctctttttttcacttttggcagcgttcactctaaatttgacgcctaaaacggactcgtttctgtccacagccaaagcttttatcacacaaaaattgccatatatgacagctaagaccgtatttgttacattttagcagttttgaccccgagtttctactgcaaacaaaaataaatagcaaaatctcaaagtatgtgtgagtccgctaatatggaccaccttcagcaaatcgaagaaaataaaagctgaaggctattttcattaattcattaagaagcttgctgaaaataacctataactagctttcaaaaaatatatcaaattgtcttctttttgtggaagttgataatttaacttattttcactctgtttttgatatgcttctttagtttcctcgtgtgcttcaaataatgctctcatcaacccgaaacagataaatctaaagcatatttgaattagtctgacatgcacaccaagttgtatcatgttattttgaagtatagggggcttttgacagtgattcgtgaaggccgcttcactgggcgcctaatatggaccatttgtgatttttttctgtatttaatttttgctgaatgtctatcaaagctatttcactctaattaggcctaacggttcacctaagagagaaggactaccaaacacaaaatgaaacttcttcacaagaaaacaagctagttattagcatgaaacaaaaagtggtccatattaggagcccttcccctaccgtCTGTCAGAGAGTCCGACAGACGGACGGGAGAGACAGACGGATTGAcggacacacatgcagacacacgaTGGTCatttttattaaatgaaatCTGGTGAGTTTATTTCCACAATCTAAGCACactcaacacacatacacacacaatctcacACCTCCTTCTCCCTCAACCTCAACCACAACCCGTCATCCGGTACCATCCAAGCCCCTTCTGTccccacacactctctctgaaACCCTCATCCTACCACAGCCATCCACTTCCTCCTTTATCCCCATATGCCAACCCaagacgcccccccccccccctttaccccCTTCACAAACACTCGCACGCACAATCTGAAACCTTCATTCAACCACAAATATTTATCACCCAACAACCACCCACCTCCTCCCCTTCCCTGCACCCACCCCCATCTTTAAACACTCCCCTCCATAAAAATAATGCAAActaggttgtttgtttgtttcgttcatgggctgaaactcccacagcttttacgtgtatgaccgtctttaccccgccatttaggcagccatacgccgctttcgggggaagcatgcatggtattttcgtgtttctacaacccaccgaactctgacatggattacaggatcttttccgtgcgcacttggtcttgtgcttgcgtgaacacacgAAGCCACTAGCacgtctgcacattagttgacctgggaaatcggaacaatctccacccttaacccattaggcgaccgcggccgggatttgaactcacgaccttccgattaggaggccgatgtcttatccaccagGCCACTGCGCCTGTCATAAGTATAAAGATCCCTAGGTGAATGACCTGGTCGTAAGAGATTGTGACAGGGTCCCTGAAGACGGTCCAGATGACGGCCTCAGTGCAGGGCGGAGTGGTCAGGCTGCCCTGGTAGCGGTAGTAGTGCTTGGTGTTTGAGGGCAGCAACTGGTCCAACGGTATTGGGTCCAACTGGATGCTGCTGCCTGTgtgtcaaaaacaaaatgaatagacagatctagatgtggaaCTTTTCAGCACgagtacgggaacgtgtacggtagcgtcatcaaatctagattgtacgtcacgcgtttgccaagatctacaCGTCTTGGTGGGaccaaaacaacgtatgatttggaacattggagaaaaaagtgagtcacggatgacgtaatatctacacgtacccgtacaggtctttgctacacgttcgctcacatctagaacactgtattatacCTACTGCCTGACGGTAaataaaaaccacttaatgtcttgCTGTGAGGTACCGGATTTACACAAGtttgtgtttttaaatattgaaatgcgagcaaaagcgagcttTTTGAGATTTGAAAacgcaacgagtgtaaatctggtaccacacagcaagccatgtagtattctgttgacCCTAAAATTAAATTATGTAATTGTGTGCCTGCTGCATCATATTAAAGACGCGTCTTCTTGAAGAGCCTCGCTCACTTCCAAAGACGGTCGCATTAAATCTTTGAGATCAAAGCAAAAAGACGTCACTATAGAAATTATAGTGTCATGTGCAAGTTCTCAAAATTCTTTCAGAGGAAAAAGCAAACGCAATGTTTGTGTTGCGAggatgacgtttgtctcggtgactttgcaAGACTgcagtttgacacgacctcatttacatgatatacacccCTGTGAGTATAtggtttagtttgtttgtttgtttgtttgcttaacgcccagccgaccacgaagggccatatcagggcggtgctgctttgacatataacgtgcgccacacacaagacagaagtcgcagcacaggcttcatgtctcacccagtcacattattctgacaccggaccaaccagtcctagcactaaccccataatgccagacgccaggcggagcagccactagattgccaattttaaagtcttaggtatgacccggccgggtatGGTTTAGTCAtgacatgggtggtctctctcagGCATGAAGGATACGTATACGATTTATAGCTCAGACTTAGCAGGTCAGCACTTCGGGCTGAGCTAGAATGCCAGTTTACGTGTTGCCTTGCGGCTTTAGTTGAAAACCTCCCTTGCAATGAGGTACGCGTAGAATGCAATATGGAAGTCAAGAAGACATTGACAACGAAATAACAAAGATATTTCAAATCATTCTAACAATTGAGGTATCTTTTTACAACTTTGATTTAATGTACATGCATACAAACAAAAGGCTTAATTTCAAAAACAGACCTCCGACTAATGCAAGTGTATTCAAACCTTCACTTTGCATGGTGCGAATCTAGCCACAGACGTGAGAAAATGATTGTTAACCTGGTGTCATGATAGACGGCAGCGCATTCGTGATGGTGTCAAAGTTGGAGTTCCAGGAGTTTCCCACCTGTCAACAGATACGGTCATTTCCCACAActccacacacaacacagacaaaaacacatgcATCACCGAGCAGCAGCTAGTTCACTTGCACCCCTCCCCTCCGatacccctccccccacccacccgacgcgcacacaggcagacagacagacacacagacagacacacagacagacacacacacacacacacaaacacacacgtacacacgtacgtacgcacacacacacacacatacacacacacacacacacacacacacacacacacacacacacacacacacacacacacacacatacacacacagacacacacacacacacacacgcagacacacacacacacacacacacacacacacacacacacactagcagtGAATACCTTGAAGAACACGCCCAGAACAGCTAGACCGTCCGCGTAGTTCAGGGCGTTGGTGAGGTTGTCATACTTCAGGTTGAAGGTGACCACATGCATCTGCACAAGAGGACAGATTTAGACAATAACAGAATAGGACAGTCTGAGAATTTTGAAATT
Encoded here:
- the LOC138981839 gene encoding carbonic anhydrase 3-like, which codes for MEACKTGCMSALLMSLTISLLIRTSYGSSWTYRGDRGVNHWSALFPESCAGRSQSPVDLTPRNPRNPRNMRKNRQLGNFIFTNFNGVSDVVQQLSNTGLSVVMSYQSGDLRVSGGGLCSEFKVLQLHFHWGSLDTQGSEHTICGESYPMEMHVVTFNLKYDNLTNALNYADGLAVLGVFFKVGNSWNSNFDTITNALPSIMTPGSSIQLDPIPLDQLLPSNTKHYYRYQGSLTTPPCTEAVIWTVFRDPVTISYDQMEAFRALQSSERDEKSNGPLPLVDNYRPPQPLNGRKIKISFKGRQ